A genome region from Pseudanabaena sp. Chao 1811 includes the following:
- a CDS encoding toxin-antitoxin system TumE family protein, translated as MIAEDYLALIKSLIALCPIVKSFSILREEAQGNKGLWRYRLTLQDDSLLEMFEFFEIQSDQVEVIKYSFHWQSNDGQFIRRWDNAAHHPEVETYPHHLHEGAEDFVLPYQPVKFEEILQIVSDLLNTRMV; from the coding sequence ATGATTGCTGAAGATTATCTGGCTTTGATAAAGTCATTGATTGCTCTTTGTCCAATAGTGAAAAGTTTTAGCATTCTTAGAGAGGAAGCACAGGGCAATAAAGGTTTATGGCGATATCGGCTGACTTTACAAGATGATAGCCTTTTAGAAATGTTTGAGTTTTTTGAAATTCAATCAGATCAGGTTGAGGTGATTAAATACAGTTTTCATTGGCAAAGTAATGATGGACAATTTATTAGGCGTTGGGATAATGCTGCTCACCATCCTGAGGTTGAAACTTATCCTCATCATTTACATGAAGGTGCTGAAGATTTTGTATTGCCATATCAGCCAGTTAAGTTTGAGGAGATTTTGCAAATCGTTTCGGATCTGTTGAACACAAGAATGGTTTAG
- a CDS encoding DUF6232 family protein: MQRSTQEIRVTNKIIECGSDFWQISNVAHVSAQRIYLKADKPKYDINLITNCVIAEIIIILILVNIYQSRNIVFFLSTLIPIAVVVFSVRKTNELMKMYEIITNMKLFELVIQTNAGSKSLFRSTDEETIDEIRKAIGQAMSDSGNVISQVFNIKTIDVKDSIINLENEVKNQSIY; the protein is encoded by the coding sequence ATGCAGCGATCAACACAAGAAATTCGCGTTACCAATAAAATTATTGAGTGTGGCAGTGATTTTTGGCAAATCAGCAACGTTGCCCATGTTAGCGCCCAGCGAATCTATCTGAAAGCCGATAAGCCAAAATATGACATCAATTTGATAACTAATTGCGTGATTGCAGAAATAATTATCATTTTGATTTTAGTAAACATATACCAGAGCCGAAATATAGTCTTTTTCTTGAGTACACTTATTCCTATAGCTGTAGTTGTTTTTTCAGTCAGAAAAACTAATGAGTTGATGAAGATGTACGAAATTATCACAAATATGAAGTTATTTGAATTAGTGATTCAGACAAATGCGGGTTCAAAGTCTCTTTTTAGATCTACTGATGAAGAAACTATAGATGAGATTAGAAAAGCTATTGGACAAGCAATGAGCGATAGTGGAAATGTTATTAGTCAGGTTTTTAATATTAAAACAATTGATGTAAAGGACAGTATAATTAATTTAGAGAATGAAGTAAAGAATCAGAGTATTTATTAA
- a CDS encoding VanZ family protein, with translation MKSKKLVWKILTVIYLIVFTLIIVLAYNHALPEYLTKNDKAGHVFLYGLATFVGQLAGNWRTIKLWNWVLPLFPLLFVVFTFVEELCQSLSPNRTFDIGDLVASFTGIVIGYVLAEMQKPKSN, from the coding sequence ATGAAATCTAAAAAGTTAGTCTGGAAAATTCTAACTGTAATTTACTTGATTGTATTTACATTGATCATCGTGCTTGCCTATAACCATGCTCTACCAGAATATCTAACCAAGAATGATAAAGCCGGTCATGTATTTCTCTATGGATTAGCGACTTTTGTAGGACAACTGGCAGGAAATTGGCGTACCATCAAACTTTGGAACTGGGTACTGCCTTTGTTTCCACTATTATTTGTAGTCTTTACTTTCGTTGAAGAATTGTGTCAATCGCTTTCTCCCAATCGTACTTTTGATATTGGGGATTTGGTTGCAAGTTTTACGGGTATTGTGATTGGCTATGTTCTAGCGGAAATGCAAAAGCCAAAATCCAACTAG
- the gltX gene encoding glutamate--tRNA ligase, with protein sequence MSVRVRIAPSPTGNLHIGTARTAVFNWLYARHNEGTFILRIEDTDHERSKDEYTQNILEGLAWLGINFDEGPFFQTQRSDRYIASVQKLLAEKKAYFCYCTEAELEAMREAQKANKQAPRYDNRHRHLTDEQRQAFEAEGRRPVVRFIIEEPRTIAWNDLVRGTVSWSSSDLGGDMVIARVDEQGNIGLPLYNFAVVVDDIDMQITQVIRGEDHIANTAKQILIYEALGATPPQFGHTPLILNQQGAKISKRDGATSVWEFRNMGYIPEAFNNYMALLGWSPSDGKELFTLQEASQIFSFDRVNKAGAKFDWDKLNWINSQYLHSLPIEDVCDRLTPFLKEAGYDLESVDRQWLLDLTKLIAPSLTLLTDAATISKFFFNEFEDYTEEAKATLQGESISGIITALIDALKETAELDVDSAGEVLKKVMKSQGVKKGAVMKPLRAALTGDLHGPEILPTFVLLHRKGLALPRLQRALTA encoded by the coding sequence ATGTCTGTTCGAGTTCGTATTGCACCAAGTCCAACGGGTAACTTACATATCGGCACTGCCCGCACGGCTGTATTTAATTGGCTGTATGCCCGTCATAACGAGGGAACATTTATCCTCAGAATCGAAGATACCGATCACGAAAGATCTAAGGATGAGTACACCCAAAATATTCTGGAGGGCTTGGCTTGGCTTGGGATCAATTTTGACGAAGGACCGTTTTTTCAAACCCAACGTAGCGATCGCTATATTGCGTCAGTGCAAAAACTCCTCGCTGAAAAGAAAGCCTACTTTTGCTACTGTACTGAAGCTGAGTTAGAGGCAATGCGCGAAGCCCAAAAAGCCAATAAACAAGCCCCCCGTTACGACAATCGCCATCGCCATCTTACCGATGAGCAACGTCAAGCCTTTGAAGCTGAAGGTCGTCGTCCTGTAGTTCGCTTCATCATCGAAGAACCACGCACGATCGCATGGAATGATCTAGTACGCGGCACGGTGTCTTGGAGTAGCAGTGACCTCGGTGGTGATATGGTCATTGCCCGTGTCGATGAGCAAGGCAATATTGGCTTACCTCTGTATAACTTTGCGGTGGTTGTAGATGATATTGACATGCAGATCACCCAAGTCATTCGTGGTGAAGATCATATTGCGAATACTGCTAAGCAAATCCTGATTTATGAAGCTTTAGGTGCAACCCCTCCTCAGTTTGGACACACACCATTAATCCTCAATCAGCAGGGTGCCAAAATTTCTAAACGGGATGGTGCAACTTCTGTTTGGGAATTTCGGAATATGGGCTATATTCCTGAAGCCTTTAACAACTATATGGCACTCTTGGGTTGGTCGCCTAGCGATGGCAAAGAGCTATTCACATTGCAAGAAGCTTCTCAAATCTTCAGCTTTGATCGCGTCAATAAGGCAGGGGCAAAATTTGATTGGGATAAATTGAATTGGATTAATAGCCAATATCTACATTCTTTGCCGATTGAAGATGTTTGCGATCGCCTTACGCCCTTTCTCAAAGAAGCTGGCTATGATCTGGAATCTGTTGATCGCCAATGGTTGCTGGACTTGACCAAATTAATTGCGCCAAGTTTAACTCTATTGACTGATGCTGCTACGATTAGTAAGTTCTTCTTCAACGAATTTGAGGACTACACCGAAGAGGCAAAAGCAACTCTGCAAGGTGAGTCGATTTCAGGTATTATCACAGCACTAATTGATGCTCTTAAGGAAACTGCGGAACTAGATGTCGATAGTGCAGGCGAAGTCCTGAAAAAAGTCATGAAGTCTCAGGGTGTGAAAAAAGGTGCAGTGATGAAGCCATTACGAGCTGCTCTCACAGGCGATCTGCATGGACCTGAAATCCTCCCAACCTTTGTTCTGCTCCACCGCAAAGGCTTAGCCTTACCTCGTTTGCAAAGAGCATTAACTGCATAA